aaattataataCATTCTGCTGTTTGGATAGGTAAAATAAGAACAGAGTATAACTTATTTTATCCTATactattgtttatttttatattttcttcttctcttaatTTGGATGAATGAGATtgacaattttattttcataaactatatgagaaaaaaaaaataacttttttttttcatttctttccaTCATTCCCAACTAACTAATACACTCCAGAGTgcactaattaaaaataattgtgattttaaaaatgattgtGATTAAGcaaaaataatcttttttttaAGCATGCATCGACACTAATTAACttcaataagaaaaaaattgtttgaacGTTGGTGGGTGCCAACAAATTGTGACATGAAATGATGAGAAAACATATCACGATTCACGACCTCCTTATATGTATCTCATTCTCTCTTGTGGATTTCAAACTCACCTCTTCCAATTCATTCATTCACAGctatttttattctcttttctttttctttttctttttctttgtaatCTATCTTTGCACACTCAATTATTAGTTTCTCTCTTCTTCTCGTTTTTCTTCTCTTTCCCTCATGTCACCTCAAGAACATGCCAGCGTTATTATTAgtctttcaaaaataatttcctGACACCCAGAAATCCAACATTTTTTCACGGTGTGACGAGCATTTGCGTTTCTTGAAACCGAGGATATCTCAAATTTAAGGTTGCTGAGAAAATTTTGTTGTAGCTCTGGTTTcagttcttttttttctttttgttgaaTTTTGGGGTTTCATCACTTGAAAAATGAAAACAGGGTAAGAGGTTACCCCATTGTtatcatttctttatttatttgtggCGAATGAATGATATACGTAAATGCTTGCAAAAATCTAATTATACTGTAAGAAAGTTCAATATTTAACACACAGGACAGAACAATTTTGATGTCTGCAGATAATACCAAAATTTGCTTCTTTTCTAATTCTTACTTTTGATGCTTGATCTTTCTATCTTCCCCTCCTTTCTCTTGAAGATTAATTAGACTAATCTGAGGGGTAATTGCATTGATGATGTTAATTATTCAAAtactgatttttatttatttctgggGAAAAGGATTAAGGAACTAAAGATTAAAGAAAAGTCATGTTCTAATAGGATTTCGTGGGGTGTTTGTTTTGTTAGTCTATAACGAgatctttctttctttccagGTTCTTTAGCTTGGCTGCTATAATAGGATTTGCAGTCTGAACTATTGCTGGCTTCAGAGGTGGCAATGAGTGATAAACGTTCAGAATATGGAAGGCCTGCCTCAAGTATGCTATGATTCTTAATTTCATGCTCTCGTGTATTTAACTGTTTTGTCCTTCTTAAAGTCCATATAAACTCATGTTCGAATAAGCATAAGAAGAactaatagaaaaataatacttttgaTAATTAAAACAACCATTTAACAACTatattataacaataataatgatatGAATGAATGATTGATGAGTTTGATGAAGTTTTAATCTGGTCCTATATTTAGATAGGATTGTGGATTAAAAAAGCAAAAAACAAAAGTGGAAGGGTTACTaactttgaaaaataaaaaacatctaAATGCAATTTGTTTCTAAAGTGAATGAATGAGGCATATCCGCTCATAAATTTGAGTGGgtttattttattatgcatTTTAAATTAAACCAATGATGAATGCACCTTTACTTGATAActtagtgtgtgtgtgtgtgtgtttgatTTTCTAAATGGAGGGTTTGTATCTATACTTGTGATGGATAAAACTCACTTTGAAGGATTtgtattcatattttttgaTGAAGTGCAGACACCTGAGAGACTATTATGATAGTCTCAGAAGAAATGCTTTCTAGCATTGCTTAGTTGCAATGATTGATCCTGATATGGATGGTATTTGAATGACTGCTGGGTCATGTGATAGCTTATGCATTTCTACAGTTTTTGTGTGGTTTATTTAGAAGTTATGGACAAACTGCATGATCCCTGATGAGTGTTTGTTCACCTTACATTGGGGAAGACTTAAACCAAGAAGATTTTTCCATCTTttctaatagttttttttttcattgttgtTACCTACTTTCTCCATAGATTTATTATTTTGGTGCATGTAAGTTCTTCTGGGGTTTCAAATAATGACTGGGAACTGTCTCTATACATGCCTTTTTGGGGAATATTTGGTCTTGTTATCAATTGTTTGGGCTCATTGAGATTGAGAGCTTGCTTTTAAGCAAAGCAGCTTAAGATTCTTTCAAACTTCTATCAAAAGAAATAAATTGGGTAAGCCTGCCTTTTAAAGTATCATGTTTATGCCCAGCACCTTGACTTTGTATATTTATATGTTTGTTAATTGTACCACCAAAATAACACATtacaaaaacattttcaaaatataatatatcttGAAAACCAAGGCATAGGCCTCTTAGCTTTTTTCAAAGCTTTCAAGCAAAATAAGCCTTGAAATAGGCTTTTAGGTTGGGCCAAGAAGAAAAGAATAGgcttatttcttaaaataagcCTTTAAAGAGAAGCTTCTTTACGTTTGAAACGTGGGCTCTTCAAAGAGAAACAAATAGGAGTATTCGATACCAATGAGTCATAAGCAAACTCATATAAAAAAACAGGACAATTCTGTTTAAGGCAAATCTGATGCTGCTTATTTCCTTGTCTAACTGTGAAAGAAAAgttattttctctttattttcttgagaAGTTGAACGATTGGCAGGTCTCTTACAGGTAAAAGAAGAGTGAAGGATTTATTGCTTCAACAACATAATCGTTTTTGTGCTGATTGTAATGCTCCAGATCCTAAATGGGCGTAAGTGTATTCACCTGTgcaccttttttttctttcagtgGTTTATGGTCATGATCATTGATTATAATACTCATAACTGCAGTCTGAGTGTTGACCATTTTATGGAAGGATTTATAAGATCCTTGTGATTAAGTTATAGGAAACTAACTATATGAATTTTGTCATAATAGAAAATTGTGGAATGCATATTACCTCCTAATTGTGAATCATTTTTTCTAATTGCTTCTTCAGGTCAGCGAATATTGGAGTTTTTGTATGCTTAAAATGTTGTGGTGTGCACAGAAGTCTTGGTTCTCATGTATCAAAGGTAAACTGTTCCTGACCCACTTTACTTAAGAAAGAAGATTTTATTTTTACCAAGGAGTGTATAAACTgagtttcttcttcttttgtctAGAACAAAAGGAGAGACCAATAATAACCTACATATATGGCTAGTTATTTTTTGAAATGGGTTCATCTTGATTAGATGAGGAAAGAAAAAACAACCACTCTTAAATGTCTGTAATTATGAAGTAGTCTGGTGAAATTTACTTTGTTTAGGTACATTCATGTGTTTCATATTTACTGCCTTATGTTGTACGTGCTGACAGACCAGTCATATTCTTAGATCCACAACATACTGTGATATCTTGTGAAATTTAGCCAAAGAGAGACTAAAATTAATCATATGAGACAAGAGGTGTAAACTTTCCAAATAAGGATTTCGTTTTAGTGTACTACTTAGGTATCCTGTAAAACATCTGCTACAACTATTCTTTCTCTAATATCCGTTGTTAAATGAAGACTAGTAGGAGTGGAAAATATAGTATTAATAGATAAATTATTACAAGGTATCCCTTCTCATGTCTTTTTATGAAATGTGAATCTTCAATATAGTGTTGTTCCTCTACCAATGGAGTATGCTCTTTGAGTTTCTCTTGGCCTTTATTGTCATATATGCTTCgttttttcacatttttcttacatgattttaaaataaaatgcgGAAAACTAGGTCattttaattctgaattttGTCAACTTTTGTACTGGATACATGATGCAAAGAAATTTTATATCAAAGATAAGAGAACCAACCAACTTTAGACACATGATCTAttctatatataataataagaaatgaGAAATGAATCTCTGTAACTCTTGACTAAGAAGTAAACTTGCTATTTTAATGACGTGCCTAAGGCACTGAGGCAAGGTGcatgaagttttttttaatcatatcatgccCTGCTTGCTTTTCAATGAGTTGTTTCTATCTGGTTAATAGTGTAAAGAACTTATTTATCTGGTCATGCACTAAAGCCTtagaacattttatttttactttcagGTTTTGTCTGTGACATTGGATGAATGGTCAAGTGATGAAATAGATGCAATGGTTGAAGTTGGAGGAAATTCTTCTGCTAATTCAATTTATGAGGCTTACATTCCACAAGGATGTACAAAACCTGGACCAGATGCCACTCATGAGCAGCGCACGAAATTCATCCGGTTAGATTGTTTTTCATCTACACTTTACACTGAACATCTAACATTCTTAGCACCATTTtgattgttttataaatttattatgtttatggTCACCATTAAGTGGGTAAAGCTTTTAGGCTACTTTAGATGACACTGATATGAACGTCTGTGCTCTCGCTTtctcatgattttttttaccatTTGGCTTTGCTGACTCATTTATTTCCAAGATTACTTATCTTCTGCTACTATGTCTAATAGCAGTTCATTATCCTAGGTTGATCATTGACTGATCAAGGTCGAGCTGGGATATTGCTCATTGTAGCATCATCAAcgataccaatatttttttattcaaaatctaCGATACCAAAATTATCAATGCTCGAGTTAAAAGTATCATTTTAACTTGGCAATTTGTACTGCAGGTTAAAGTATGAAAGTCAAGCCTTTTTGAAACCTAGTTTGCGCATTATGTCGGGAAAAATGAATCCTCCGTCAAGCATTACCAAAGGGATTAAGGATAATCTTCGAAGTAGTAGTGGCTCACGTGaggtaattatattttatattttatttcctttGATTGGAGTTGTGTGTTTGTTGACCATATGTTGCGTTAGCATGTCAATGTGAACTAGATCTCCACTGAGTTAAATTGATGTTAAACCCAGATGAAAGATTTCTAGTTGAGATAATTTTAAATGGACAATACTAGCTGTACTCATCCAAGTTTACAACTTTGGTATGAGTGGTTTTCCTTGGATGTTTGACTGATATTTATGGTCATAGCAGGATGGAGTGGCAGGATTTATTGGAAAGTTGAAGGTAAAAGTGATCAAAGGCACAGATTTAGCTATCAGAGATATGATGACCAGTGATCCATATGTTATCTTCACACTTGGCCAACAGGTTGGTTGTTCTCAGTTCTCATTGGCATATATTCTTTAGAAAATTTTGCTCTTTatgtttcatttttaatttttaactgaAGAGTTCTAGACGTTGATAACTTTCTTTCTGAATTGGCTTTGGTGGTACATCTTCAGACTGTTCAGACAACTGTAGTAAATAGTAATTTGAATCCAGTCTGGAATGAAGAACTTATGCTGTCTGTTACTCAGCAATTTGGATTATTGAATTTGGTAAGGTTGAATTTTGTCTTGTCTTTTGTTAGAAAATGGAAACAGATTCTATGTCTATTCTATATTTCTGCCATATGCATCCAAATCACTTGAGCTTCCTTCTTCCCAATTCCTCAACATTGCATGACTCTTTTTTCACTGTAAAACCAAATCCATATATTACCTCAACCAAACCCTACTCAAGCTTCCTTCTCTCTTACACACTTTCTCTACATGAAAATCAAAATACTATTTTCCCCAACGGTCCTCTAGTGGGACTATAGTTTGGAGCAAGGTGCTGTCTATTGCCTCCACCAGTTTGGGGTATCTCATTTGGTAGTTTCATTATTTGGATTCTAATGTGTGATGTTTCTAGCTGTCTTTGCATGTGTGTGTTATGGTATGAAGATATAAAAACATGGCACATTATCATAACCGCTGGTTACATTGGATTGCAGAAGGTATTTGATTATGACTTACTTTCAGCTGATGATATAATGGGGGAAGCAGACATTGATCTTCAACCCCTGATTACATCTGCAATGGCCTATGGAGATCCTAGAATGTTTGATAATATGCAGATAGGAAAATGGATGAAATCCCATGACAATGCGCTTATAGATGATAGCGCAGTCAATATTGTTGATGGTAAGGTTAAACAGGAGATATTTATCAAGCTCCAGAACGTTGAATCTGGAGAATTAGAGTTAGCACTTGAGTGGATACCTCTTGAGTCTTGATCATTAGGTAAATTACTGTTAATTAAACTTTCTATTTTCTTATAgagattttttttcaaattttatgcTGTTTTTGGCCATCTACCTATAACAAATAACTAAACATTTTGTGTTCATTTCTGTAATTTTTACAACTAAATTATTAAACTACACATGATGAAGTTTAGATGCAGAAAGAATGGATTTTAGCTACATCTCAGTTTCCATGTCTCTGTTGCAATTGGTGTATACAAAAATGCTTTCTTAAAAAAACCATGATAATTTGTGCTTAGATATATTTTTCTACTTTCCTCCCGCTGAGTACATATCTACCATTTAAGTTTACAAGAATGATCACTATAAAATTTGTGTGAGAAAATATACTTGTTAATTTTTATCCCATGTTTCGTTTTGAGGGAAATGTGAAAATTATTCCCATTTTTTGCATAATCACAATGTTGTTTTGAAACTTTCGGTTCTACAATAGTAGccatttatgattttttttaagtgatgAAAATATGTTAACATCTATAATttcaagaaaatatataaatgtttaACTAGGGAACACTTTCACTTTATTAATGTTTTCTCTACTTTGCTTGGTGCAATACTATAAAAAGTAAAgttaaatagaaaaattataaaagggGGTAATTACTTGACCAATAGTTTTGTTTGAAAAACTGCCACTATAACCTAATTCTCTAAGATTTTGTTGGTTTGATTATGGGTGAGTCAATGTTAGATCTTAGATGCTCAAAAGGTTCAGCTGTTATAAGATGCATATTGAAAATTATGCTTTTATCTGTCAATAAAAAACAGTTTATCAGactaattaaaatatcattatcAAATCATTGTCATAACAGATAAgcattttttaatctttatattgaaaacaattttgttttagtCAAATGTTTAAGAGAACTAGATAAAAAGTGAATGTTTCTTCAAATTTGAGTAGAGTATTTTAAATTGACTATTCATTTcacatattttttatcaattgatGTTTTATTTACAGGAAATCCTTATCTACAACTGAATGAAGCATTTTCGGATTGAAAGGTAACGATAATTTGAAATCCTGATCAATAACAGTACGGCGCGTcagaaaaaaggaagaaaaaaaaagaaatttttgGACGGTATTCATATGTTGCTGTGATATGTTCTAGATATCATGAGCAAAAATATTCCTTACTTTTTGCACAAAGGTTATGTTGCACAGACTTTTTATaatcactttaaaaaaatacttgtaaattaaaattagttcgtgaatatatatatatatatatatatataaattatataaaaaaattacaaactagTTTTGTACCTTTttatcttaataatatttatatattttagcaATTTAACGAAGAAGAATAGAAAAAGGcgaaataaataaagaagtatatattatattattatataataaagtcATAAATCTAACACCGTTACGCTACGCTACGCTTTACATGCAACGTGGAATTAAGCATACAACACTACCGAGAGAGAAAAATGAACGAAGCAAtgtaaaatcaaaatcaaaatgagAGCACAATTCTAAGGGTTGCGTACCACCAATTGCAATTTGTTGTTCTCCGCTTCATCATTTTCACATTCATTCCCATTCTCGCCGCAAAACGCTGCGTTTAGCGTCTTCTGCTTTCTGTTTCGGTGCTTGAACAAATAGATCAAGCCCGAAGCCACAAGCAGAACCGCGCCGGCCACGCCGCAGACCAGACTCGCCACCGTCAGCGCCTTCCCTACTCCATCGCCGCCGTGGCCTACGGTGGGCTGCCACCATGCAGGCGGGGAGGCGTCGCCGGAGTCCATGGCCCGCGGCAGCGCGACGTCGGAGGAGGAGGACATGGCCGGCGAGGAGTTTGCGCTGTTGAAGAAGGAGCGCATCTCAGGCGAGGAATGCGCCTCCGCCGGCGAGAGTGTCTGGAAGGTTAGGCCGTGTTCCGATGGCCGGAGCTCCCTGGAAGCTCCGGCGAGAACAACTCCGGCGAAGAAAACCAGGGCGAAAGGAACGGCCATGTAGAGTGAATTATGGTTGGAGTAAATTTTGGAGTGAAAGTGAAGAGAACGAAgcatatatatagagagagagtgAGAAGCATGTTGTGGAATACGGTGTCGTTTGAGAATGAACGATGATTAAAGTCAAGAAAGAAGATGATTGGAAAATAAGTTTATGGTTCTCTAATggtaaaaattaagaaaagaaaatatttttataaattaaaatgaaaatttaaaaaaacatattaattttaatgagtaattgatttaataatattattattattatttcttagaGAAATCTTTATAGTGAAGATTTTCAACCATTTAAGTGTGTGTTTACATTGTGTCGGAGGAAAAGGTAAAGGTTGCTGTTCTCCATCTCGCCGCTATCTCCTTTGTCTTTTTACTACTACTCACTTTTCTCTTTTAAGTATTCTTGTGatttttcatttcaatttttttacttttttattcttctgattaagtaagaaaaataaatcGAAATTGCATATGCATAAtacaacttattttttttaatggcaTATGAAAATTGTTATTTCTTGCTcactataaaataaattttagttaaatacCAACTGTAACCAACCAAACCTCCCCAGTGGAAAAAAACAATTAACTTCATCCATCGTTTCAACGTTTTCCTTTATCTCTAACACTATTTTATTGGTGATAAGAGTATCCATGTAAATGCCACATAAGTCCTCGTGTCTCGTGTGGCTCACTAACatttaaaaatcttatttttctcACTAAAGTTTGAAAAACTTTCAACTTTGTCTTCAATCAATTTCTATCATCAACATTGAGAAATAAGAAATAAGATATATTGATTGATATATTCAGGTCATCTTAGTATATTTATATCTGacatttcagaaaaaaaaaacttaaattctcaaaattagtttataaaataagatttatacttgacttatatattttattgtcaAGCTTTTGAGAGTTGAATTTTCACACACTTATCCGATATCTTGACATGTTGTGATCTCATCTTTCCAGCAACTTGTGAAATCTAACAATGTTAATAACAAAAATCATACAACAAACATCTCTCAAATCATTATTAAAGAGCAAAAATATTTGATTTAGTCCGATTTGATGTTCGTACAATCAAATGTCCAAATACACCATTATAAATAGGTGAATATCTTAAGTATAAAAGATAATGAAATTCTGACTTTAAACTAATACCCTTATTTAAATCTTTGACTTGAACATAGAAGTATAACTACAGATACTCCTAACAATATGATCAAgaacacataaaaaataaaaaacctaGAAAACCAAAAACCCTAAACTCAAAATGACCACACCAAAGAGAAATCCAATTTTGCattaacatatatattataatttgtgtGAAATTTTCAAGATAGATACACGTATGTATAATGTTATACAAGTACATACAAAAATACTTGTAAGAATCTAGCGAGAAGagggaaaaaaaagtaaaggtGAAGTGAGTGCGACAAGaaattggaaaggaaaattcctAAGATGCTGCCGGGTTTTGCTCATCTCATAGAATTGCTTTTGTGGAGAAA
The sequence above is a segment of the Phaseolus vulgaris cultivar G19833 chromosome 2, P. vulgaris v2.0, whole genome shotgun sequence genome. Coding sequences within it:
- the LOC137812217 gene encoding ADP-ribosylation factor GTPase-activating protein AGD12-like codes for the protein MSDKRSEYGRPASSKRRVKDLLLQQHNRFCADCNAPDPKWASANIGVFVCLKCCGVHRSLGSHVSKVLSVTLDEWSSDEIDAMVEVGGNSSANSIYEAYIPQGCTKPGPDATHEQRTKFIRLKYESQAFLKPSLRIMSGKMNPPSSITKGIKDNLRSSSGSREDGVAGFIGKLKVKVIKGTDLAIRDMMTSDPYVIFTLGQQTVQTTVVNSNLNPVWNEELMLSVTQQFGLLNLKVFDYDLLSADDIMGEADIDLQPLITSAMAYGDPRMFDNMQIGKWMKSHDNALIDDSAVNIVDGKVKQEIFIKLQNVESGELELALEWIPLES
- the LOC137809503 gene encoding uncharacterized protein; this translates as MAVPFALVFFAGVVLAGASRELRPSEHGLTFQTLSPAEAHSSPEMRSFFNSANSSPAMSSSSDVALPRAMDSGDASPPAWWQPTVGHGGDGVGKALTVASLVCGVAGAVLLVASGLIYLFKHRNRKQKTLNAAFCGENGNECENDEAENNKLQLVVRNP